One window of Strigops habroptila isolate Jane chromosome Z, bStrHab1.2.pri, whole genome shotgun sequence genomic DNA carries:
- the S1PR3 gene encoding sphingosine 1-phosphate receptor 3 isoform X1, whose translation MAAVTEPADALVSPQGSEEMDSLIVLHYNYTGKLILREKATDNVDLPTVAFLILCSFIVLENLMVLIAIWKNNKFHNRMYFFIGNLALCDLLAGVVYKVNILMSGKKTLSLSSTIWFIREGSMFVALGASTFSLLAIAIERHLTMIKMRPYDANKKYRVFLLIGTCWLISISLGALPILGWNCINNLPDCSTILPLYSKKYVVFCISIFIAILVAIVILYARIYILVKSSSRNVTNHNNSERSMALLRTVVIVVSVFIACWSPLFILFLIDVACRVRECSILYKANWFIALAVINSAMNPIIYTLASKEMRRAFFRLVCGCLVKSKVSRSLPVQPTPDHSRSKSSSSNAQKPKEDFPPKKIPSCIAEKNESSFHNGNICK comes from the coding sequence ATGGCAGCAGTTACCGAGCCAGCTGATGCTCTTGTCAGCCCTCAAGGAAGTGAAGAGATGGACTCTCTGATTGTACTGCATTATAATTACACAGGAAAACTTATTTTAAGGGAAAAGGCAACGGATAATGTAGACTTGCCCACTGTTGCATTTCTGATCCTGTGTAGTTTCATAGTCCTGGAAAACTTAATGGTGTTGATTGCCATatggaaaaacaataaatttCACAACCGCATGTACTTTTTTATAGGCAATCTAGCtctctgtgatcttctagcTGGAGTTGTTTACAAAGTAAACATTCTTATGTCTGGGAAGAAAACTCTGAGCTTGTCCTCCACAATCTGGTTCATTAGAGAAGGCAGCATGTTTGTTGCCCTGGGAGCCTCCACTTTCAGCCTTCTAGCAATAGCTATTGAGCGCCATTTGACCATGATTAAAATGAGGCCTTACGATGCAAATAAGAAGTACAGAGTGTTCCTTCTCATTGGTACCTGCTGGCTTATTTCAATTTCCTTGGGTGCCTTACCCATCCTCGGCTGGAACTGTATAAACAACTTACCAGATTGCTCAACAATTTTGCCTCTGTACTCCAAGAAGTATGTTGTGTTCTGCATTAGTATCTTCATAGCCATTTTGGTTGCCATTGTCATCCTTTATGCACGTATCTACATCCTGGTAAAGTCCAGCAGTCGTAATGTCACTAACCACAATAACTCGGAGCGGTCCATGGCACTCCTTAGGACTGTCGTGATCGTTGTCAGTGTTTTCATCGCTTGTTGGTCTCCGCTGTTCATCCTGTTCCTCATCGATGTGGCCTGCAGAGTCAGGGAGTGCTCTATCTTGTACAAAGCCAACTGGTTTATTGCTTTGGCAGTTATCAATTCTGCAATGAACCCCATCATCTACACTCTGGCCAGCAAGGAAATGCGTCGGGCTTTCTTTCGCCTTGTTTGTGGTTGCCTAGTGAAATCCAAGGTGTCCAGGTCTTTGCCTGTTCAGCCCACACCAGATCACAGTCGAAGTaaatccagcagcagcaatgcccAGAAGCCAAAGGAAGATTTCCCACCAAAGAAAATTCCCTCATGTATTGCTGAGAAAAATGAATCTTCATTTCACAATGGAAACATCTGTAAGTAA
- the S1PR3 gene encoding sphingosine 1-phosphate receptor 3 isoform X2 — translation MAAVTEPADALVSPQGSEEMDSLIVLHYNYTGKLILREKATDNVDLPTVAFLILCSFIVLENLMVLIAIWKNNKFHNRMYFFIGNLALCDLLAGVVYKVNILMSGKKTLSLSSTIWFIREGSMFVALGASTFSLLAIAIERHLTMIKMRPYDANKKYRVFLLIGTCWLISISLGALPILGWNCINNLPDCSTILPLYSKKYVVFCISIFIAILVAIVILYARIYILVKSSSRNVTNHNNSERSMALLRTVVIVVSVFIACWSPLFILFLIDVACRVRECSILYKANWFIALAVINSAMNPIIYTLASKEMRRAFFRLVCGCLVKSKVSRSLPVQPTPDHSRSKSSSSNAQKPKEDFPPKKIPSCIAEKNESSFHNGNI, via the exons ATGGCAGCAGTTACCGAGCCAGCTGATGCTCTTGTCAGCCCTCAAGGAAGTGAAGAGATGGACTCTCTGATTGTACTGCATTATAATTACACAGGAAAACTTATTTTAAGGGAAAAGGCAACGGATAATGTAGACTTGCCCACTGTTGCATTTCTGATCCTGTGTAGTTTCATAGTCCTGGAAAACTTAATGGTGTTGATTGCCATatggaaaaacaataaatttCACAACCGCATGTACTTTTTTATAGGCAATCTAGCtctctgtgatcttctagcTGGAGTTGTTTACAAAGTAAACATTCTTATGTCTGGGAAGAAAACTCTGAGCTTGTCCTCCACAATCTGGTTCATTAGAGAAGGCAGCATGTTTGTTGCCCTGGGAGCCTCCACTTTCAGCCTTCTAGCAATAGCTATTGAGCGCCATTTGACCATGATTAAAATGAGGCCTTACGATGCAAATAAGAAGTACAGAGTGTTCCTTCTCATTGGTACCTGCTGGCTTATTTCAATTTCCTTGGGTGCCTTACCCATCCTCGGCTGGAACTGTATAAACAACTTACCAGATTGCTCAACAATTTTGCCTCTGTACTCCAAGAAGTATGTTGTGTTCTGCATTAGTATCTTCATAGCCATTTTGGTTGCCATTGTCATCCTTTATGCACGTATCTACATCCTGGTAAAGTCCAGCAGTCGTAATGTCACTAACCACAATAACTCGGAGCGGTCCATGGCACTCCTTAGGACTGTCGTGATCGTTGTCAGTGTTTTCATCGCTTGTTGGTCTCCGCTGTTCATCCTGTTCCTCATCGATGTGGCCTGCAGAGTCAGGGAGTGCTCTATCTTGTACAAAGCCAACTGGTTTATTGCTTTGGCAGTTATCAATTCTGCAATGAACCCCATCATCTACACTCTGGCCAGCAAGGAAATGCGTCGGGCTTTCTTTCGCCTTGTTTGTGGTTGCCTAGTGAAATCCAAGGTGTCCAGGTCTTTGCCTGTTCAGCCCACACCAGATCACAGTCGAAGTaaatccagcagcagcaatgcccAGAAGCCAAAGGAAGATTTCCCACCAAAGAAAATTCCCTCATGTATTGCTGAGAAAAATGAATCTTCATTTCACAATGGAAACATCT aa